The genome window AATCAGTTTCTCTATATGGGCTGGAGGTGTTTCCAAGAGTTCCGTTTGATCCGGAAGAGGGGTGGAATCTTCTGAGTCATTCTGTTTGAGGTGGACAGCTGCGGACTCTTTCGGCAAGAACAGTGCGGGTACTGTTGGACGGTTGACGTGTTTTCCTCTCACATGGGGGACCGTTCTAATTCCCAGCTGTTCCAGAACCTCTTCCCATTCGTTTCTGTTTTCCCGTCCCATAAGAAAAATACCCGGTGCCAGGGTCTTCAGTATGTAGGGAACCAGAAGGCCGCTCTGTTCCAGAACCTGACTGTGGGTTTCATCCATTTCAAGAACCAGTCCGTCCCAAAGACGGCAGCTGTTGTACTCTTTTTCCCAGTCTTTCATGGAAAAGTGGACATTCTGTGTCAGTTCCAGGGCGAAACGGTTCACCAGCTCATCTTCCAAGTCTTCCAGTTTCAAACCGGCTTTGAGGAAGGAGGCGAAGGACTGGTCTGTCATTTTCAATTGGGCAAAGGCGTCATAGCGTTCCGCCGTCAGAGACAGGGCCAGGGGAAGGCTAAAGGGTGCCTCCGGTGTCAGATTGACATCAAATGTGGCATGGAAAAAAACTGACCCTGCGGGTGAGGGTGATGGGTCGGCAATCAATCGGGGAATCATGGGATGAAGGTAATAATAGTCATCACGGCACACCAGTATATGGAAAATTTCAAATCGCTTGATCAATGTATTCACAGGGAGGGGAAGTGGTCCCGTGAAAATGGGATCTCCCAGGATGGTGATCAGGTTGATCAAATCCTCTTTTGTTATGCCCCTGTTTGCCGGGAGATAGGAGATGATGGATTCGGTGAGAATCCGCCCCTTGTCGGGACTGCCTCTGTCGGCCGATATGAGTTGACCCCAGAGGGTAAGAAGCTGGTTCCGTCTATCCAGGGAGGAGAAGTGTTTCAGATGCTCAATGCGCAGGGACCAGTTGCCTCCCTGGATGGACAGGAGTTTAAGATCCTTCAGTGTGTTGAGAATCAGATGGAGTTCTTCTGTTTCGCCTGCGCTGAAAATTTTAACAGGATAGAGTTGAGCCAGTTTCTGGAGGAATTTCTTTTTTAGGGAGCCGTCATTGTTTCCAATCTGCTTTTCTCTGTGAATCAGGGATAGAAAACAGATTAAAAAGGAACCATTTAAGATGGGGAGAGTTCCTGTCTCCGGCGGCTGGGAGGGGTGGAGTTCATACAGCTGTCCCGGGCCAAGTCTTTTCTGAATCGATTCGGGCAGCAGGGGAGAACAGCAGAGGCTGAGGTTCCCCGCATCCCTTTTCGTAAATACCAGTAGGCGTTCTTCCAGGCTTGTAATACGGCTTTGTATTTCAAAAGGAGTGAACCGGTTAGAGAAAAATTCCTTGAGGAAGTGTACATCGGGAAGCCTGAACCACTGGATGGCCGAGAGGATCAGAATATCCTCCCTGGTGATCATACTGATCTGCCTCTCTTCGTTTTCGGGCCGTCCCAAACGAGTTGCCAGCGCATTGAGCAGGTCAGTCTTGTTATAGGGGGTTTCTACTCCACCGAGGTAGTTGTTCATGATTTCCATAAACACGCTCTCGGGAAGATCCCGCATCAAAGAATTCCAGATATCTTGGTCTAAAGATGTACTCACAGATCCTCCATTCCCAGGCTGATTGTATATTTATAACCCTGTTCGGTTAAAAACTGCTGTCTGTTGGCGGCATATTGTTCTTCCACAGTATACCGGGTTACCAGGGAGTAAAACCAGGAATCTTTATCCTTGGGTCTTAGAATCCTTCCCAGCCGCTGCGCCTCTTCCTGGCGGGACCCGAAGGTTCCCGAAATCTGTATGGCCACTGAGGCATCGGGGAGGTCAATGGCAAAGTTGGCCACCTTTGAAACAACAATGATCCTGGACCTTCCCGTTCTGAAGTTTTCGTAGATCTCTTCCCGAGCGGCATTGGGGGTCTTGCCTGTTATGAGGGGTGCTCCCAGAATCCGGGCCATCTCCTGGAGCTGTTTCACATACTGGCCGATGATCATGATGGCATCGTCGGGATGCTTTTTGATCAGATCCAGCACAAGATGGGATTTGTGGGGGTTTTCCGCAGCAATCCTGAATTTCAGGCGCTTGTCCGCCACGGCATAGCTTGTTTTGAGGTCATCGGGCAGATCCAGTCGTAGCTCATGGCACCAGGCGGTGGCAATCCAGCCTCCCGCTTCCAGTTCCTTCCAGGGAACGTCATAGCGTTTGGGGCCCACAAGAGAAAAAACATCCTCTTCCGCTCCGTCCTCCCTGACCAGGGTCGCCGTCAGCCCCAGCCGGCGCACCGCCTGAATTTCGGCGGTGACCCTGAAAACAGGGGCCGGTAAAAGATGCACTTCATCGTAGATGATGAGACCCCAATTTCCCTTGCGAAAGAGGGAGAAGTGAGTGTACTCGCTCTCCTTGTCCTTCCGCCAAATGAGGATCTGGTACGTTCCAATGGTTACGGGTTTTATTTCTTTTTTTTCACCCGTGTACTCACCGATGTCCTCTTCTCTTAAGTCGGTTTTATCTAAAAGTTCGCGTTTCCACTGGTGAACCGCCGCCACATTGGTGGTGAGGATGAGAGTCTTAGCCTGAATTTTGCTCATGGCGCACATACCTATGACTGTCTTTCCTCCGCCGCAGGGGACAACAACCGTGCCAAACCCCGTTCCAGGTTTGTTGTTGCCGATAAAAGCCTTGATGGCATCTTCCTGGTAATCCCTGATATGAAGGGGCTTGCCGCTGATCATGGTCTCCCGCATATTGATAGGACAGGGGTCTCCCGATTTGAGGGGTGCCAGATCCTCCACTGGAAATCCGGCTCTGATGAGGTGCAGCTTGACTGTTCCCCTGTCCATGAGTTTCATGAAAAACCCGCCTTCACCGGGAGTGAGGAATTTCTTGAGACTCTTCAGATGGGCTATTTCTGTGAGGATGGCCAAGTCTGTGGATTTCAGAAATAGTACGCCCTCATCCTCGGTGGCTTCCACCTTGATCAATCCGTAGCGGGACAGGGTGGACCGGACAAAATAAATGACATTTTCCGGGACGGGGAACCGTGATAGTCTGTTCAGACTCTCGATGATCTCATCTTCTTCAATCCCCGCTGAGGCGGCATTCCAAAGAGAGAGGGGAGTCATTCTATAGGTATGTATATGCTCGGGAGACTTAATCAGCTCGGCAAAAGGGGATATCTCGGCTCTGGCTTTTTCAAATCCAGGGTTGTGGACATCCAATAAAAGAGAGTGGTCTCCCTGAACAATCAGGGCTAATTGGGAAGTATCAATCATAACCAGTCATTTTACCCTTTTAAGAGGAGGATATCAACAGGACCCCATTCGGGGTTTTAGACCTCTGTAGAGATCAGGGGATAAAAACAGGCCACCTTATGCCCCGCGGTTCTCTCCACCTGTTCGGGTATGGATAAACAGGCCTCCTGTCTTTGAGGACAACGGTGATAAAAAGGACATTCCTCCAGAGGCTGGGTGGAGTCAAAGGGTTCAAAGGCCTTGAGCTCAGATGAGGGAGTCATCCTGCTGGGAATGCTGTCATAGAGGAGTCTTGTGTAGGGATGCATTCTGGATTCCGCCAGTTCTCTGGCACTTCCTTCCTCTACGATTTTCCCCCTGTACATGACGCCTATGCGGTCACAGAAATAGGTGGTCACCGTCAAATCGTGGGCGATGAACAGCATGGTCAGATTGAACTGATCCTTCAGTTTCAGGAGGAGATTGAGAATTTGGCTTTGGATAGACACATCCAGAGCCGAAACAACTTCATCGCAGATCAGAAGTTCGGGCCTCATGATCAGAGCCCGGGCAATGGATATCCTCTGTCGCTGTCCTCCCGAAAAATCGGCGGGTCGCCGCTCCAGATCTTCCGGGGACAATCCGACAGTCTTCATCATCTGTGCCGCTTCTTCCCTGGCCGCCGTATCGCCCGGCCAGTGGGGGCTCTGCCTGTATCCCGCGGTGAGGATGCTGTAGATTGTCATTCGTGGATTCAGGGAGCGGGCCGGGTCCTGGAAGATATATTTAACTCTGCTGCGGTACTGGAAGAGTTCTGTTTTGCTCAGATGGTCCAGATTGAAGGAGCCTCCCTCTTTTTCATGGAACACAATCTCTCCCGTATCGGCCTTGTACATCTTTACGGCCAGACGGGCCAGGGTGGTCTTTCCGCATCCGGATTCGCCCACCAGGCCGTAGGTTTCCCCTCTTTTCAAGTGGAGAGAGACACCGTTGACGGCGTAGACAAAGCGCCCGTACCGGGCAAAAAGGCCCGCTTCCAGAGAAAATTTAATACTCAGGTCCCGGAGTTCGAGGTGTACTGATGGGTCTGCAGCGGGGTTCATTGGGAATCTCCTTTATAGGGGAAGAGGCAGCGGTACCGGGAGCCTCCGGATGCCTCTGCTAGAGGGGGAATCTCATGAAGGCAGGCATCCTGGGCAAAGGAACAGCGGGGAGCAAAGGGGCAGCCCGGTTCGGGATGGACCGGATCGGGAACTGTTCCGGGAATGGTATGAAGTGTATTTTCACTGTAATGACTTCCAAAGGAGGGCAGGGCCTGGAGCAGTCCCCGGCTGTAGGGATGTCTGGCCGTGCCGATCAGCTCTTTGGCCGGGGCTTCCTCCATGACCAGTCCGCCGTAGAGGACCAGAATCCTGTCGGCTATCCTGGCAACAAGGTCCAGGTCATGACTGATGAATATGATCCCCATGCCCCGTTTTTCCCTCAGGTGCAAGAGGAGTTCGATGATCTGGGCCTGAATGGTCACATCCAGGGCCGTTGTCGGCTCATCGGCTATGAGGAGGCGGGGGTTTCCCGCCAAAGCCAGGGCTATCATGATTCTCTGGAGCTGTCCGCCGGAAAACTGATGGGGATAGCTTCCCAAACGGTCTTCAGGCTGGGGAATCTGTACTTCCCGCATGAGATTCACCGCCCGGGCTCTCAGCTGCTTCTCATCTTCCTCAGGGTAATGAAGCCTCAGGGTCTCCCTGAAGGTTTTTTCCATGCTGAAAAGAGGATCAAAGGAGCGTCCCGGCTCCTGGAATATCATGGCTGTTTTTTCCGACCGGAACCGGGGAAGCTCCTTCTTCTTTTCAAGGGTCTTCACATCCCGTCCCTCAAAAAGAATATCACCCTCTATTTGGGCATATTCCGGCAGTAGACGCATCAGAGCCTGAACACTGACGCTCTTACCGCTGCCGCTTTCGCCCACCAGTCCCAGGATCTCTCCCTGTTTCATTGTATAACTCACACCCCGGAGGGCCTTCAGGGCTCCTCTTCTTAAGGGGAAGGTGATCCTCAGGTCTCGGATGTCCAAAAGGTCTTCGGCCGTACTCATCTCAGCCCTCCCTTCCCCTGGTGATAGGGATCAAGGTAGTCCCTGAGAAGGTCTCCCAGGAAGTTGTAGGCCAGTGTGGTGATCAAGAGAAAGAGTCCTGGTATGAGGAACCAGGGGAAATTTCGGAGGTTGCTCAGGGTGGAAATTTCCCTGTTAATAAGGCTGCCCCAGCTTACGGCGGGGTCGACTATTCCCAGTCCCAGATAACTCAGAACGGTTTCACCCAGAATGAATCCCGGAATCCCCAGGGCGATGCTTACGATGATGATGGAGGACATCTGGGGAATGATCTGTTTGAAGATGATACTCAGGGTGGGAATCCCCTCAAGAATAGCGTTTGAAATGTAGTCTTCCCGTTTGATGGAATGAACCATCCCCCGGATCAATCGGGCACTGCCCGGCCAGCCTACAAAACTGAGGATGACAGTGATCACCATGAAGGACTGACCGCTGGTCATGCTTCGTGAGAGGATGGATCTCAAAAACAGGATGAGGTAGAGACCCGGGATGAGAATGAAAAACTCAGAAAACCGCATGATAAACCAGTCAATTTTACCGCCGTAGAATCCGGCCAGACCGCCGAAGGTAATGGCCAGTGTCATGGAAATGGCAATCCCGATGAAGCCGATGGTGAGACTGATCCGGCTACCGTAGAGGATACGGGTAAAGAGATCCCGTCCCAGATTATCAGAACCCATGAGGAATATGGGAAGATCCTCCCCGGGGGGCAGGCCGAAAAGATGGCGGTCACCGGGAATGATGCCCCACATCTTGTAGGGGGCTCCTTTCACAAAAAATCGTATGCGCTGGTTCGTTCCCTTGATGCGGGCGTACTTCCAGTTGATCTCATTGATGACGGCCCGTTCCTGCACCTGGGGACCCAGACCGAGTTCGGGACTGTACCAGCTCACAGAAGGAGGATGAAAACTCTTGTCCGAAAAGCTTTGTGTCGGTGTATAGGGCGATACAAACTCGGCAAAGATCATCATCAGATAGAGGAGGACCAGAATCACGAGGGAGATGAGAGTAATAGGTCTGTAGAGGAGGGCCTTAAAGAAACCTTTCATTTGTTTGAATACCTTATGCGCGGATCCACCACCGCCAGGAGTATGTCAGCCATCACCATGCCGAAGAGGACCAGAAAGGATGTGAACATCAAATTGGCCAGAACCAGATAAATGTCTTCCTGGAGTACAGCTTCGTACATGAGGCGGCCTATGCCGGGGTAGGAGAAGATAATTTCCAGAATGAGCGACCCTGAAAACAGCCCGGCCAGAAGATTGGCACTGCTTGTAATATAGGGGTTTAGAGTGTTGCGGAAGGCATGGGCAAAATAGACTCTGGACTCGGCTATGCCCCTGGCCCTGAGAGCGGTGATATAGGGCTGTCCCAGCTGATCCAGCATGGTCGCCCGTATCATCCGCATGGTCCCGCCGATGCCTCCTAAAAAAGCTCCAATCAGTGGCAGGGTAATATGGTGCATGTAGGAAAAAACAAAGTGCCCCGGATTTTCAGTGAAGGGAAAACCCGGATAGGCCGTTACGGGGAATAAGCCGGATACGGCCGCAAAGAGCTGGAGTAGTATCAACAGGAGCAGGCCGGGAAAGGAGTGGAGGAAGAGGGCTATGAAGGTGGCGGCCAGGTCGGTCTTGGTGCCTACCTTAGAGGAAAAATAGATTCCCAGGGCAAAGGATATGACCGTCAGCATCAAAAGGGATATCAGGTTCAGCAGGATGGAATTGACCAGCCTGGTACGGATTAAAAAGAGGATGGGGGCCCGGCTGATCATGGACCGTCCCAGATCCCTGTCAACAAAGACCTGTTTTAGCCAGTGCATGTACTGAAGGTAAAAAGGCTTATCCAGTCCCAGTTCGGCCTTGCGGGCGGCAATCTGCTCCTCCGAAAAGATCCCGTTCTGGTTTTTTCCATCTCCTCCACCGTCGTCCATGGCCAGCATCTGGTTTTGAACGTAGCGGTCCACAATGTCTCCCGGAGCCAGTTCCATCAGGGCAAAAACGGCGAAGCCCAGAATAAAAAGAATGACAACCATGGAAACCAGACGGCTGAGGACAAAACTGACCAGGGGATGGTCTCCACGGAAGCGGAAAACCAGTTTCATTATAGAGAGATAGAGAGACCTCATTCGGCCTCCTTTAAAAACAGGCGGTTCGTATCAAGCCCTCCCAGAGTATCAAAATAGGCGTTGTCCCACTTGTCTCTGAGGGCCAAAAAGGCCTCGCTGTGGACCAGATAGAAGAGGGGCAACTCTTCTAAAAGGATGGATTGAAACTCATTCCATATGACCTTGGCTTCTTCCTCATCGGGAGTGTAGGACCCCTCGTTATACAGGCTGTCTATACGGGCTTCCCAGGAGGTAGCCGGTGATTCCTGCAGGGGATTCCAGAGGTGAAGGTTTCCATCGGAGGGCCACACATTGGAGCCGCCGGTAGGCCAGTAGTTGCTGCCCAGGCTGATCAGAATGGCATGCCAGTCATAGGTAGAGGTCAGCATCTCTATGATCTTCTGGAAATCGAGGGGAGTGACGTTTACCTTGATGCCCACCTTGGCACATTCATCTGCGAAAATATTGGCCGAATCGATGCGTATATTGTTGTCGCTGTTGGTGATGATATCAAACTCAACCCTCCGGCCCTCGCTGTCGTGCATGATTCCCTGATCATCCTGGGTGATGCCCATGGATGCCAGCAGTTCTATAGCCTTGTCAGGGTTGTATGTGTAGACATTGCTGATGGAATCATCATAAAAGGGATTGGCCTGGGCGTAGTGATGTAGCGCCGGTTCTCCCAGTCCTCTGTAAATCTGTTTCACCATTCTTTCCCGGTTGGTGAGGGAGCTCATGGCCTGGCGGAATTCTTTCTTTGTAAACCAGGAGAGGTAGGGCTCGGAGAGACCCGAGGGGTTCTGGTTGAAACTGATGAGATCGGCACCCATGGAAGGACCGCCGTCATAAATTGTATAGTCCGTATTTTGGGCACTCACAAGTTCTTCCAGATCTTCTGCCCGGATGCTGAAGCTGTCTGTTTCGCCGTTCTTGAATAGAAGATAACTGGTATTCATATCCGGAACGACCTTGGCAATGGTTTTCTCAATGTAGGGAATGGTTGTGCCCTGTTCGTCCTTGTCCCAGTAATCACTGTTTTTTTCATAGACCAAGCGGACTCCCGGGGTGTATTCCACCAGAAAGTGGGGTCCTCCCGAGGGGAGGGTCTTCACATCCGTGTCGATGGTGAGGATGTCCTTGATGCCCTCCGTTCCCAGTTCCCTTAGGGCTGGTTCATAGATGAATTTGGGGCCATAGGTCATGTTACAGCTGAGAATGGGATTAGCCACTATCCGTGGAAAATGGAAAGCGACTCTCCTGTCATCCAATTTTTTAACGCTTACCCTTCCCTTGGAACCATCGGGCATGGTCAAAAACTGACCATTGTAGCTCGTGAGCTGGAGATCTTCATTTCCATTGATTTCGTCGTACCAGAAGACCACATCGTCGGCGGTAATCTTTACTTTTTCATCCGAGTTGTAAAAGCTCCAGTACAGGTCGTCCCTCAGGGTGAATATGACATCCAGACTGTCCTCTTCCTCATGGACAACAATCTCAAAACTGGCTGTTTCGGGCATCCATTCCCGGGTGTAGGGGTCATAGTCCGCCAGATAACCCGGCAGGAGTCCCCCCAGGATGGCAGAGGCGCTCTGATCGCTGTCGGCGGCCAGGAGATTGAAGGTCTTGGGATCGTTGGTGATGGTTGTGTACCAGGTTCCACCGGATTTTCCCGGGGCAAATTTTTCAACTCCGCCGGGTTTTTTGACAGTTCCGGCTAAAAGCCCTTCCTGGTTCTCTTCTTTTCTGGTTTGAGCCTCTTCGAGGGTCATCTCCTCGTCATTAGAACAGGACATCAGTGTCAGAAAAAGAATCCCCAGTGCCATGAAAGACACTCTCACTGCCTTGTGTATCATAAAACCCTCCCCGGAAACGCATGGTTTATTCAGTTATTATGTGTAGAATCATTGCTCATTGTCCATAGCTTTCCCGGTTTTGTCCGGTCCGGAGAAGCTCCTGTTTCCATTATACACAAAAGAGGGGCCGGCCGGGAGAAATCGGAGCAGCATATTGCAGGTGTTGCTCAATTTGAGGCTGTAATGATATTGTTCTGATTATGAACATATCAGTGATTGGTACAGGATACGTCGGACTCGTACAGGGAGTCATTTTGGCAGACTTCGGTCTGCAGGTGATCTGCATGGATGTGGATCAGAAGAAAATTGACCGGTTAAATGCCGGGGATGTTCCCATTTATGAACCGGGATTGTCCGAGTTGATGCATAAGAATGTGGAAGCGGGAAGACTCCGGTTTTCCTCAGATATGAAAGAGGCCGTAGAAAGCGCCGATTCCATCTTCATAGCCGTGGGCACCCCCCCCGCAGACGATGGATCTGCCGATTTGCGCTATGTGCTGGCTGTTGCCAAGGGCATCGGGGAATACCTGAACGGCTACAAGGTCATTGTGGATAAGTCGACAGTGCCCGTGGGGACCGCCCGACTCGTTGGCGAAACCATTCAAAAAGAGCTGGATGCCCGGGGT of Oceanispirochaeta crateris contains these proteins:
- a CDS encoding ABC transporter ATP-binding protein, yielding MSTAEDLLDIRDLRITFPLRRGALKALRGVSYTMKQGEILGLVGESGSGKSVSVQALMRLLPEYAQIEGDILFEGRDVKTLEKKKELPRFRSEKTAMIFQEPGRSFDPLFSMEKTFRETLRLHYPEEDEKQLRARAVNLMREVQIPQPEDRLGSYPHQFSGGQLQRIMIALALAGNPRLLIADEPTTALDVTIQAQIIELLLHLREKRGMGIIFISHDLDLVARIADRILVLYGGLVMEEAPAKELIGTARHPYSRGLLQALPSFGSHYSENTLHTIPGTVPDPVHPEPGCPFAPRCSFAQDACLHEIPPLAEASGGSRYRCLFPYKGDSQ
- a CDS encoding ABC transporter permease → MRSLYLSIMKLVFRFRGDHPLVSFVLSRLVSMVVILFILGFAVFALMELAPGDIVDRYVQNQMLAMDDGGGDGKNQNGIFSEEQIAARKAELGLDKPFYLQYMHWLKQVFVDRDLGRSMISRAPILFLIRTRLVNSILLNLISLLMLTVISFALGIYFSSKVGTKTDLAATFIALFLHSFPGLLLLILLQLFAAVSGLFPVTAYPGFPFTENPGHFVFSYMHHITLPLIGAFLGGIGGTMRMIRATMLDQLGQPYITALRARGIAESRVYFAHAFRNTLNPYITSSANLLAGLFSGSLILEIIFSYPGIGRLMYEAVLQEDIYLVLANLMFTSFLVLFGMVMADILLAVVDPRIRYSNK
- a CDS encoding oligopeptide/dipeptide ABC transporter ATP-binding protein, yielding MNPAADPSVHLELRDLSIKFSLEAGLFARYGRFVYAVNGVSLHLKRGETYGLVGESGCGKTTLARLAVKMYKADTGEIVFHEKEGGSFNLDHLSKTELFQYRSRVKYIFQDPARSLNPRMTIYSILTAGYRQSPHWPGDTAAREEAAQMMKTVGLSPEDLERRPADFSGGQRQRISIARALIMRPELLICDEVVSALDVSIQSQILNLLLKLKDQFNLTMLFIAHDLTVTTYFCDRIGVMYRGKIVEEGSARELAESRMHPYTRLLYDSIPSRMTPSSELKAFEPFDSTQPLEECPFYHRCPQRQEACLSIPEQVERTAGHKVACFYPLISTEV
- a CDS encoding ABC transporter substrate-binding protein gives rise to the protein MIHKAVRVSFMALGILFLTLMSCSNDEEMTLEEAQTRKEENQEGLLAGTVKKPGGVEKFAPGKSGGTWYTTITNDPKTFNLLAADSDQSASAILGGLLPGYLADYDPYTREWMPETASFEIVVHEEEDSLDVIFTLRDDLYWSFYNSDEKVKITADDVVFWYDEINGNEDLQLTSYNGQFLTMPDGSKGRVSVKKLDDRRVAFHFPRIVANPILSCNMTYGPKFIYEPALRELGTEGIKDILTIDTDVKTLPSGGPHFLVEYTPGVRLVYEKNSDYWDKDEQGTTIPYIEKTIAKVVPDMNTSYLLFKNGETDSFSIRAEDLEELVSAQNTDYTIYDGGPSMGADLISFNQNPSGLSEPYLSWFTKKEFRQAMSSLTNRERMVKQIYRGLGEPALHHYAQANPFYDDSISNVYTYNPDKAIELLASMGITQDDQGIMHDSEGRRVEFDIITNSDNNIRIDSANIFADECAKVGIKVNVTPLDFQKIIEMLTSTYDWHAILISLGSNYWPTGGSNVWPSDGNLHLWNPLQESPATSWEARIDSLYNEGSYTPDEEEAKVIWNEFQSILLEELPLFYLVHSEAFLALRDKWDNAYFDTLGGLDTNRLFLKEAE
- a CDS encoding ABC transporter permease; translated protein: MKGFFKALLYRPITLISLVILVLLYLMMIFAEFVSPYTPTQSFSDKSFHPPSVSWYSPELGLGPQVQERAVINEINWKYARIKGTNQRIRFFVKGAPYKMWGIIPGDRHLFGLPPGEDLPIFLMGSDNLGRDLFTRILYGSRISLTIGFIGIAISMTLAITFGGLAGFYGGKIDWFIMRFSEFFILIPGLYLILFLRSILSRSMTSGQSFMVITVILSFVGWPGSARLIRGMVHSIKREDYISNAILEGIPTLSIIFKQIIPQMSSIIIVSIALGIPGFILGETVLSYLGLGIVDPAVSWGSLINREISTLSNLRNFPWFLIPGLFLLITTLAYNFLGDLLRDYLDPYHQGKGGLR
- a CDS encoding DNA repair helicase XPB translates to MIDTSQLALIVQGDHSLLLDVHNPGFEKARAEISPFAELIKSPEHIHTYRMTPLSLWNAASAGIEEDEIIESLNRLSRFPVPENVIYFVRSTLSRYGLIKVEATEDEGVLFLKSTDLAILTEIAHLKSLKKFLTPGEGGFFMKLMDRGTVKLHLIRAGFPVEDLAPLKSGDPCPINMRETMISGKPLHIRDYQEDAIKAFIGNNKPGTGFGTVVVPCGGGKTVIGMCAMSKIQAKTLILTTNVAAVHQWKRELLDKTDLREEDIGEYTGEKKEIKPVTIGTYQILIWRKDKESEYTHFSLFRKGNWGLIIYDEVHLLPAPVFRVTAEIQAVRRLGLTATLVREDGAEEDVFSLVGPKRYDVPWKELEAGGWIATAWCHELRLDLPDDLKTSYAVADKRLKFRIAAENPHKSHLVLDLIKKHPDDAIMIIGQYVKQLQEMARILGAPLITGKTPNAAREEIYENFRTGRSRIIVVSKVANFAIDLPDASVAIQISGTFGSRQEEAQRLGRILRPKDKDSWFYSLVTRYTVEEQYAANRQQFLTEQGYKYTISLGMEDL